A region of Homo sapiens chromosome X, GRCh38.p14 Primary Assembly DNA encodes the following proteins:
- the RTL3 gene encoding retrotransposon Gag-like protein 3 has translation MVEDLAASYIVLKLENEIRQAQVQWLMEENAALQAQIPELQKSQAAKEYDLLRKSSEAKEPQKLPEHMNPPAAWEAQKTPEFKEPQKPPEPQDLLPWEPPAAWELQEAPAAPESLAPPATRESQKPPMAHEIPTVLEGQGPANTQDATIAQEPKNSEPQDPPNIEKPQEAPEYQETAAQLEFLELPPPQEPLEPSNAQEFLELSAAQESLEGLIVVETSAASEFPQAPIGLEATDFPLQYTLTFSGDSQKLPEFLVQLYSYMRVRGHLYPTEAALVSFVGNCFSGRAGWWFQLLLDIQSPLLEQCESFIPVLQDTFDNPENMKDANQCIHQLCQGEGHVATHFHLIAQELNWDESTLWIQFQEGLASSIQDELSHTSPATNLSDLITQCISLEEKPDPNPLGKSSSAEGDGPESPPAENQPMQAAINCPHISEAEWVRWHKGRLCLYCGYPGHFARDCPVKPHQALQAGNIQACQ, from the coding sequence ATGGTGGAGGACTTAGCAGCCTCCTATATTGTTCTGAAATTGGAGAATGAAATTCggcaggctcaagtgcagtggctgatgGAAGAAAATGCTGCTCTCCAGGCCCAGATCCCAGAGCTTCAGAAGTCCCAAGCAGCCAAGGAGTATGATCTACTCCGAAAGTCCTCAGAGGCCAAGGAGCCCCAGAAGCTCCCAGAGCACATGAATCCCCCAGCAGCCTGGGAGGCCCAAAAGACCCCAGAGTTCAAGGAACCCCAGAAGCCACCAGAGCCACAGGATCTTCTACCCTGGGAACCCCCAGCAGCCTGGGAACTCCAGGAGGCCCCAGCAGCCCCAGAGTCCCTGGCGCCTCCAGCAACCCGGGAGTCCCAGAAACCTCCAATGGCCCATGAGATCCCAACAGTCTTGGAGGGCCAGGGGCCTGCAAACACCCAGGATGCCACAATAGCCCAAGAGCCCAAGAATTCAGAACCCCAGGATCCCCCAAATATTGAGAAGCCCCAGGAGGCACCAGAATACCAGGAAACTGCAGCACAGCTAGAGTTCCTTGAGCTTCCACCTCCCCAGGAGCCTCTGGAGCCTTCAAATGCCCAGGAATTCCTAGAACTCTCAGCAGCCCAGGAGTCCCTGGAGGGTCTAATAGTTGTGGAGACATCAGCAGCTTCAGAGTTTCCACAGGCCCCTATTGGGTTAGAGGCTACAGATTTCCCCCTGCAATACACTTTAACCTTCAGTGGAGATTCCCAGAAGCTTCCTGAGTTCCTGGTTCAGCTGTATAGTTACATGAGAGTCAGAGGGCACCTGTATCCCACTGAAGCAGCCCTGGTGAGCTTTGTTGGCAATTGCTTCTCAGGTAGGGCAGGATGGTGGTTCCAGCTCTTACTGGATATCCAAAGCCCCTTACTGGAGCAATGTGAAAGTTTCATACCTGTGCTCCAGGATACTTTTGATAATCCAGAAAACATGAAAGATGCCAACCAGTGCATCCATCAACTCTGCCAAGGGGAGGGTCATGTAGCAACCCACTTCCACCTCATTGCTCAAGAGCTGAACTGGGATGAAAGCACTCTCTGGATCCAATTTCAAGAAGGTCTTGCCAGTTCTATACAAGATGAACTGTCTCACACAAGCCCAGCCACCAACCTATCTGATCTCATCACTCAGTGCATCAGCCTGGAAGAGAAGCCTGATCCCAATCCATTAGGGAAAAGTTCCTCTGCAGAGGGAGATGGACCCGAGAGTCCACCAGCTGAAAACCAACCTATGCAGGCTGCAATCAACTGCCCACACATCAGTGAAGCTGAATGGGTCCGTTGGCACAAAGGCCGCTTATGCCTCTACTGTGGTTATCCTGGTCATTTTGCCAGAGATTGCCCTGTCAAGCCTCATCAGGCCCTGCAGGCGGGAAACATCCAGGCCTGCCAGTAA